A portion of the Nitratidesulfovibrio termitidis HI1 genome contains these proteins:
- a CDS encoding succinate dehydrogenase/fumarate reductase iron-sulfur subunit gives MSDAEKTAPDGSSAAPESGLQPAPAPQQARTLTVRVQRSGPGGANARFDDYRLSVRPEDSVLDVLDRIRVETDPTLVYRHSCHHSSCGTCAMRINGRERLACITGMLALNTDVVTLEPLRSLPVLGDLMVDMRPMFAHIEPDWGYVRPVEKASTGVPHGVARYTRLENCIECGACMSACPVSNGTDDMPPTAAQATPHSTRQSAHDTGGADAHEPSPEFLFMGPAPLAALNRELARHPERREELLHIGKGPHGERHCRRHLACSRACPSGVYPAKDIMDIRMMHGGGKD, from the coding sequence ATGAGCGACGCCGAAAAGACCGCGCCCGACGGCTCGTCCGCAGCGCCCGAATCCGGCCTCCAGCCCGCCCCCGCGCCGCAACAGGCGCGCACGCTCACGGTACGGGTGCAGCGCAGCGGCCCCGGCGGGGCCAACGCCCGCTTCGACGATTACCGGCTGTCGGTGCGGCCCGAGGATTCCGTGCTGGACGTGCTGGACCGCATCCGCGTGGAGACGGATCCCACGCTGGTCTACCGTCACTCGTGCCACCACTCCAGTTGCGGCACCTGCGCCATGCGCATCAACGGGCGAGAACGGCTGGCCTGCATCACCGGCATGCTGGCCCTGAACACCGACGTGGTGACCCTGGAACCCTTGCGCTCGCTGCCCGTGCTGGGCGACCTGATGGTGGACATGCGCCCCATGTTCGCCCACATCGAACCGGACTGGGGCTATGTGCGCCCGGTGGAAAAGGCCTCCACCGGGGTGCCGCACGGGGTGGCGCGCTACACCCGCCTGGAAAACTGTATCGAATGCGGGGCGTGCATGTCGGCCTGCCCGGTCAGCAACGGCACCGACGACATGCCCCCCACGGCGGCCCAGGCCACGCCGCACTCCACGCGCCAGTCCGCACATGACACGGGCGGGGCCGACGCGCACGAGCCTTCCCCCGAGTTCCTGTTCATGGGGCCAGCCCCGCTGGCCGCGCTGAACCGCGAACTGGCCCGCCACCCCGAACGGCGCGAGGAGTTGCTGCACATCGGCAAGGGCCCGCACGGCGAACGCCACTGCCGCCGCCATCTTGCGTGCAGCCGGGCCTGCCCCAGCGGAGTTTACCCGGCCAAGGACATCATGGACATCCGCATGATGCACGGGGGCGGCAAGGACTGA